The genomic region AGCTTGAAGACAAAAATAACGATGAGAAAGTAAGTGACAAATAATGAATATTCGCATTGGACTGGTTGGTTATGGAACCGGGGGACGCTATTTCCACGCGCCCTATATTGAAGCCTCCCCACACTGTGAGCTAGTCGGTGTTGTCGCGCGTTCGGAAAGTTCTAAAGCTAAAGTTGCCGAAGATTTCCCGGAGGTACCCGCAGTGGATTCGCTGTCAGATCTCATCGGATTAGGCGTAGATGCCGTGGTTATTTCCACCCCGCCTGACACGCGCCGCGAATTAGTTCTCGAAGCTATCGATGCAGGAGTAGCGGTGGTTGCTGATAAACCGTTTGCGCCCAATGCACAGGCAGCGCAGGAGTTGGTCGATGCAGCAGATAACGCCGGTGTGTTGTTGAATGTCTTCCACAATCGACGCTACGACACCGACTTTGTTACCGCGATGAAGGTCAAACAGCAGCTTGGCCAGTTACGCAGCTTGGATCTGCGCTTCGATTTGGACGAGCCGGAATCACTCGAGCCTGGTTTTCATGGCGGGTTGCTCAGGGACTTAGGCACACATGTGGTGGACCAGGCATTAACGCTGATGGGATCCGCATATGAAGTCACAGCGCATGTATGCCATATCGGATTGCCAGAAGGACGAACGGATAAGCGCTTTCGCATCATCATTGAGCACGGCTCGGCTGCGGTATCGATGATTTCTGCCAGCAAAGTGGACTGGCTCGTCTCCCGTGAGCTGCGCTTAGCCGGTGAGCGGGGTGCATATGTCTCCGATTACCGTGATGTTCAGGCAGAAGCGATCAAGAAGGGCCAACGCCCAGCAGGCAAGCGTGATGCCTGGGGTTATGAATCGCATGACCGCTGGGGACAATTGCGAACCCCCGAAGGCGTGGAGACCATACGTTCAGAGCAGGGAGATTACACAAACTTCTATGATGAGTTCGCCTTCGCCGTTGAAAATAAGACTGCTGGTCCCGTGCCTGCGTGGCAAGGAGTCGAAGTCTTGAAAGTCCTCGATGCCGTGGTTAAAAGTGCGGAAGAACGCCGAAGCATCCGACTTTAATCAGAGCGTGGTTTCGCACTAGTGCCACGAATGATGAGCTGCGGGACTAACGTGTGGTCGACATCGGCAAAGGTGTTATTCGCATCGAGTTTGTTCAGCAACAACAGTGCCGCATTGCGGCCGACCCCAATACTGTTGTCATCAATGGTGGTTAAATCAATGAGACGTGACTGCGCTAGGGGAGTGTTGTCATAGCCTACGACGGAAAGCTCGCGCGGCACGTGGAGTCCACGAGTGCGCGCCGCACCTAAAACACCAATGGCTGTGATGTCGTTGGAGGCGAAAATCGCCGTTATGCCCGGATTTTCTTCCAACAGCTCCATGGCTGTGTCGTAGCCAAAACGCTCGGTTGCTGGACCTGGTGTCTCATTGAGGATTGGCTGCAACCCATTGTCGCGCATGGTGGAGACATAGCTTGCCAAGCGCTTTTGGCCAGCGCCACTGTGGACGTTGATGTGCGCGATGTCTGTATGTCCTAGCGAGATGAGGTGCTCTGTCGCAATCTTTGCGCCCAGGAAGTCATCGTTGGAGACAGCACGTTTCGACGACGAACTTGCCGTGTCGACGGGTGTGAACCTCGTGCCGGCAACCACAAAAGGCGGCATGTTGTCCGGGAGGGATTTCTCGGCAATATCTTGAGCAATGATGATGCCATCGGGGCGCATCGTCAGCGCGTGCGTAATCGGGTCGGTATCGGAACCAGCGGTTAAAGAATCAATAACCGAAAGCCGGTATCCCTGTGGGGTGAGCACTTCACTGAGTGCTTGCAGCATGTCAATAAACCACGGGTTGGAATAGTCATCAATGAGTACCGCGATGAGATTGCGGTGCTTGGCTGCAAGATCGGAAGCAGCACGATTTGGCTGGTAGCCCAGCTTATTGATGGCGTCATTGACCGCTTTCGTGGAGCGTGCGCTCACGCTGGGGGAGTTGCGAAGAACCAAGGAAACAAGGGATTTAGAGACTCCTGCTTCTTTGGCAACGTCATAAATTGTGGGTCGTGCTCTGCTCATTTAAATAATTCTACCTTTGGCCTATTGACAGGACATAGTTTCAAATATAGTTTTATTGGAACGCTCCAAACATTGCTTCACATCACATTACAGGAGCTTCGTAAACCAGTACACACCTCTCGAGGGGAAGAAATATGACTGAGCAAGTCACTAATCAAACCAACGCTAATGAAATCCGCGTCGCTGTCATTGGCGCTGGCATGGCTGGCAAAGCCCACGCAGCGGGGTATTTGACCGCACCGGCCACCTACGACAGCACCTTGCCCAAAGTTCGCTTGGTATCTATTGCTGATGCCAACGAGGACTTGGCTAAGACCACCGCTGCTCGCTTTGGCTTTGAGCGCTACGACACCTCGTGGCAAGCAATCGTTGAAGCAGATGACATCGACGTGGTCAGCGTGGTTGTCGCGAATTTCCTGCACCGTGACATCGTCGAAGCACTGTTGGCATCTGGCAAGCATGTCCTGTGTGAAAAGCCGCTTTCGGACAATATTGAGGACGCACAAGCTATGATTCGCGCCGCAGAAGACGCCGAATCCAAAGGTCTTATCGCGCGCATTGGCTTGACGTATCGCCGTTCACCAGCGGTTGCGCACATTCGCGACCTCGTGCTCTCTGGAGAACTCGGCAAGGTCTTGCACTTCTCCGGGCACTACTGGACTGACTATGGCTCCAACCCACAAGCACCGATCAGCTGGCGCTACAAGGGGCCTAATGGTTCCGGCGCACTGGCGGATGTCGGCAGCCACCTGACCTACCTTGCGGAGTTTGTCGCCGGCTCGGATTTCTCTGAGGTCCGTGGTGGTCAGCTATCTACCGTTATCACCGAGCGTCCAAAGCCACTTGGCGCTGTCGTGGGCCACGAGGGAGGAGCGGTATCGGATGAATATGAGGCAGTTGAAAATGACGACGTAGCATCATTTTCCGGCAACTTCGCCGGCGGCGGCACCGCAACCATTCAGGTCACGCGCATCTCCCAGGGTCACCCCAATACGCTAGGCTTCGAACTATTTTGTGAGAAAGGCTCGGTACTTTTCGATTTCCGCAAACCCGGCGAATTCCACATCTTCACCCCATCGACCTCGACCGATACTTCCCAGGAAGCCGGCTACCGGACCATCACGCTCGGACCTAACCACCCATATTGGCGCGGTGGTCTTGCCATGGACGCGCCAGGCGTTGGCTTGGGCCAAAACGAAGGCTTCGTGTTCCAGGCTCGCGCATTCCTTGAAGAGGTCGCAGGGATTGCCGAAAAAGACAGCCTTCCTCGTTGCGCCACGTTGGCAGAGGGCCTGCACAACATGCAGCTTATCGATGCAGTCTCCCAGTCCGCCGCAGACAATGGAGCAACCGTCCCAGTTCCCGCCCAGAGCAACGCTCGCGTGAACGTCTAGGAAAGAAGGAAACGATTTATGAAACTTGGACTATATAATGCAATCTTCCACGATCGCAGCTTGCCTGAGGCACTCCAAGCAATCCAAGATGCTGGGCTAACGGGGATTGAGCTCAATACGGGTGGTTTCCTGCCGGCCAAGCACATCCCAACTTTCGACGACATTCTCGAAAGTGACGATGCACGCGACGAATTCCTCGGCCAGTTCGAAGGAACCGGCGTTGATATCTACGGGCTGAACTGCAACGGCAACCCATTGCACCCGAATAAAGCTATCAGGGACAAGCATGCTGAAGATGTTCGCCGTTCCATCCGTTTGGCAGAGCGCTTGGGGCAGACCCGCGTGGTGACCATGTCTGGGTTACCTGGCGGTGAGCCGGATACGCGGCGACCAAACTGGATTGTTAACGCCTGGAACTCTGCCGCTTTGGACGTGCTGGATTATCAGTGGGATATTGCCGCTGACTTCTGGCGGGAAACTGACCGGCTCGCAGCCGACCACGGCGTCAAAGTAGCGCTTGAGCTGCACCCGCAGAACCTAGTCTTCAATTCTGCTGATGTCCACAAGCTCATTGAGCTGACCGGTGCGACCAACGTGGGCGTGGAATTGGATGCGTCACACCTGTTTTGGCAGCAAATGGAACCCATCGCTGTCATTGACCACCTAGGCGAGCTGATTTTCCATGCCGCAGCGAAAGACGTGCGTATTAACAAGGAATGGGTCCAGCTCAACGGCGTGCTGGATAACAGTTTCCGTCGCCTGGATCCCTCCGAGGAACGCACAAACCTCGGCGGTGATGAATGGGCTAATGAGTGGCCACAGAACTCTGCTTGGGACTTCGTGGCATTGGGCAAGGGCCACGATCAGGCGTACTGGACGGAATTCCTTCGTGCCTTGCACCGCGTTGACCCAGAGATGCTCGTCAATATTGAGCACGAGGATGTTGAACTAGGAAGAGAAGAAGGAGTGAAGATCGCGGCGGATGTTCTCAACGCCGCCAATGACGCACTCGAGTCCTCCCTCTAAGGAGCAATCCCATACTTGGAAGCTGCCCGATCACTTAAGAAAGCTAAGCGGTCGGGCTCCTACGCATTAAAGAAGGAAATAATATGTCTGTTGAATCACGAACCTTGAATGCTGGCGTCATCTCCTTGGGCTGGATGGGCCGGTTGCATTCCCGCTCCTACCTGGCTGTCAAGCACCACTTTTCCGATTTGCCGGTAAATGTCGTTCTGCATACCGCCGCCGACCCTGATGAAGGCGGTCGCCGCCACGCCACGGAGGCGCTGGGATTTTTACATGCCGTCAGCGACTATAAAGAGCTACTTGCCAATCCAGACATCGATGTGGTGTCAATATGCTCACCGAACTTTCTCCACCACGAAATCGCTCTGGCCGCCATTGAAGCTGGCAAACCATTCTGGATTGAAAAGCCGATGGGCCGCAGTGCCACCGAGTCCAAGGAAATTGCTCAAGGGGCCAATGAAGCGGGTCTCGTGACGTCGGTCGGTTTCAACTACCGCCATGTCCCAGCCATTGCTGAGGCCCGCCGCCTGGTCCACGCCGGGGAGATTGGCACAATCACCAACGTACGGGTGAGCTTTAAAGCCGACTACTCAGCGGACCCACTTGGTGCATTGACGTGGCGCTTTAAAGCAGAGCTCGCAGGCTCGGGCGTGCTGGGAGACTTGATGTCTCACGGCTTCGATTTAGCTCAGTACATCGTGGGCAAGATTGATTCCGTCACAGCGACCAACGGCATCTTTATTCAACAACGACCCCTTCCCTCAGCAAAAGCAGCCAGCCACTTCTCCCAAGGCTCGGATGATGCTCCTAAAGGTGAAGTGGAAAACGAGGACTACACTGCAGTCCTTGGTCGCTTTGAATCTGGCGCGCTGGGTGTATTCGAATCGAGCCGTGTTGCCGTTGGTCCACGTGCTGAGTATATTGTCGAGGTCTACGGAACTAGAGGCTCACTGCGGTGGAATTTCCACCGCCTCAATGAGCTGGAGTTCGCAGACACTGCCGATGGTTATCGCACGATTATGTCTGGTCCCAACTTTGGAGATTTCTCGCGTTTCCAACCGGGTGCCGGCACAGGTATGGGCTTCGACAATCTCAAGGCAATTGAGGCTTACCTCTTCCTCAAATCAGTTGTAGAAAACAAGCAGTATGCCCCATCGGTTGGCGATGGCTGGGCAGCCGCTGAAGTTGCTGACGCAGCCCTTGAAAGCGCCGAATCTGGCCAGTGGGTGGATATCAAGCCCGTAGATGTACCGACGACGTATGGCCAGAAGCTGTAGCCGACTGTAACCCCATAATCAGTGGTGCCTGCATCGATGTCGATGCAGGCACCACTTTCCGGACTTAGTAGATTAAATCCTGTAGAACCAGCAACTGGTAAACGTAGCATAAGGCCCCTGGAAGATGAGTTCTTTTCCAGAGGCCTTACGCTGTGACTTTCGGTGGGGTTGAGGTTGAGTATTTAGTTGTTCTTCACCTTGCCTTTGCGGACGTTTTTGTCAAAGATGACACCGCTGGTGACGTCTTCATCAATTTCTTCCAGCGTACGTCCGCGGGTCTCCGGGACCATCGCGTAGATGAAGATGAGCGCGATGACTCCGACGCCTGCGAAGAGGAAGAAAGTACCAGTCAGGCCGACGAGTTCCATCAATGATGGGAAGAACAGGCCGAGGAATGCGTTGGTAATCCAGAGGAAGAATACAGAGATACCAATTGCTGCACCACGCATGGCCAGTGGGAAGAGCTCAGAGAGCATGACCCACGTTGCAACGTTCAAGAAGGTTTGCATGGAGCCTACAAAGATGACGACCAGGGTGAGGATGACGTAGGGGCGGAGTGGGTCGCCGACTGGGAACGCGAAGGACGCAATTCCGATGAGAACGTGGGAGATTGTGGTCAGTGTGTAGCCGGTAATGAGGGTGGTGCGGCGGTTGACGCGGTCCATCATCCATAGTGCGATGAATGCGCCGACGACGGCGATGACACCTGGAGCAATGTTTGCGATAAGAGCAGCGTTTTCAGAGAAGCCAGCCTCAACCAGAACAACTTGGCCGTAGTACATGATGGAGTTAATGCCGGTCAGCTGCTGGGCTACGCCTAGGCCAATACCAACGATGAGAATGCGTACGAACCACTTATTGGAAAGAATCTCTTTGAAGCTGATTGTCGATTTCTCAGCCTCTTTCTCTTCCTCAACTAGTTCCTGAACCTCGGCAATTTCTGCATTTGCGCGGTCGAGAGGGCGCACGGTTTTCAGAACTTCTCGTGCCTCTTCAATGCGACCTTGATCGACCAGCCAGCGCGGGGACTCTGGGACTCGGAGCATGCCGAAGAACAGACAGATTGCTGGAATGGCTGCGATAGCCAGCATGTAGCGCCACACGCCTTCGTGTTGACCCCAGATATTGCCGATGATGGCGTTAATGACGAATGCTGCCAGCTGGCCAACGACAATCATGAGCTCGTTACGGCCGGCGAGGGAGCCACGAATTTCAAATGGGGCAAGCTCTGCCAGGTAGACGGGAACAACGGTGGAAGCGCCACCCACTGCAAGACCTAGAATCACGCGTCCGAGAACCATGATTTCAAAGTTGGGGGTGAAGACGCAGACCAGCGCTCCGACGAAGAAAGCGACGGCCAGAAGAATGATTGTCTTGCGTCGTCCCCATTTATCAGAGACTCGGCCCAGAATCATTGCTCCGACTGCTGCACCGAAAAGAAGTGATGAGGTGACAACGCCTTCAGTGAATGCTGTGAGGCCTAGCTCGCGGGTCATTGGTGCAAGAGCACCATTGATAACCCCGGTGTCGTATCCGAAGAGTAGACCGCCGAATGTTGCAATCAGTGCTACGTAGAACAGTCTTTTGCGAAACGGTCCTTCTGTAAGAGGAGGAAGTTTCCTGCTCGTTTCAGGACCTTCTGTATCAGCGAACGCACTTACCATTTTCACTCCTAAGTGTTAGGTGGCCAGGTTAGCCAGGGAGGGAGCATGCACAGGATGTACAGGTAGTGACTCCCATCACCAATGAAAATGATTGTGTCAGTGCCAATATGTCCCGTCAATCGAACATGACATAGTTTTTCCAGATTCTTTTCTCGGCCGTCAAGATTTGCGCGCAATTTCGATGCGTATAGAATGTCAATTAAGAAACATATCGCGAGAGTAAAGTGTCTATAACCTGCGGTTTGGCGGAGATTTATTTCACCTGATGGGGTAGGACGATGTGATTGTCAAGAATTTTGAGTGACGAGCGCGGGGGTAGCGGGGGTAGTGGATTCGAGTCATTTGCCCTATTTGTTAGGTGACATTGTCAGGTCTAATTGTGGGCAAAGTTCCGAATGTTAAAACAAAGTCTGCGAGCAGGGGAGTCGCCCGTGTACAGGTGACTCCTGTTAGCGGAGGAACCCCTTGGGTGCCCCGAAAACTGTGGACTCGTAGCTACGCTGTTTAGCGGGTTAAGACGCTACTTTTCACTGATTATGCTGGGATTGGTTCTGGGACTCCGAAGCCGTGGTTAG from Corynebacterium ammoniagenes DSM 20306 harbors:
- a CDS encoding Gfo/Idh/MocA family protein, with protein sequence MSVESRTLNAGVISLGWMGRLHSRSYLAVKHHFSDLPVNVVLHTAADPDEGGRRHATEALGFLHAVSDYKELLANPDIDVVSICSPNFLHHEIALAAIEAGKPFWIEKPMGRSATESKEIAQGANEAGLVTSVGFNYRHVPAIAEARRLVHAGEIGTITNVRVSFKADYSADPLGALTWRFKAELAGSGVLGDLMSHGFDLAQYIVGKIDSVTATNGIFIQQRPLPSAKAASHFSQGSDDAPKGEVENEDYTAVLGRFESGALGVFESSRVAVGPRAEYIVEVYGTRGSLRWNFHRLNELEFADTADGYRTIMSGPNFGDFSRFQPGAGTGMGFDNLKAIEAYLFLKSVVENKQYAPSVGDGWAAAEVADAALESAESGQWVDIKPVDVPTTYGQKL
- a CDS encoding Gfo/Idh/MocA family oxidoreductase, yielding MNIRIGLVGYGTGGRYFHAPYIEASPHCELVGVVARSESSKAKVAEDFPEVPAVDSLSDLIGLGVDAVVISTPPDTRRELVLEAIDAGVAVVADKPFAPNAQAAQELVDAADNAGVLLNVFHNRRYDTDFVTAMKVKQQLGQLRSLDLRFDLDEPESLEPGFHGGLLRDLGTHVVDQALTLMGSAYEVTAHVCHIGLPEGRTDKRFRIIIEHGSAAVSMISASKVDWLVSRELRLAGERGAYVSDYRDVQAEAIKKGQRPAGKRDAWGYESHDRWGQLRTPEGVETIRSEQGDYTNFYDEFAFAVENKTAGPVPAWQGVEVLKVLDAVVKSAEERRSIRL
- a CDS encoding LacI family DNA-binding transcriptional regulator, with amino-acid sequence MSRARPTIYDVAKEAGVSKSLVSLVLRNSPSVSARSTKAVNDAINKLGYQPNRAASDLAAKHRNLIAVLIDDYSNPWFIDMLQALSEVLTPQGYRLSVIDSLTAGSDTDPITHALTMRPDGIIIAQDIAEKSLPDNMPPFVVAGTRFTPVDTASSSSKRAVSNDDFLGAKIATEHLISLGHTDIAHINVHSGAGQKRLASYVSTMRDNGLQPILNETPGPATERFGYDTAMELLEENPGITAIFASNDITAIGVLGAARTRGLHVPRELSVVGYDNTPLAQSRLIDLTTIDDNSIGVGRNAALLLLNKLDANNTFADVDHTLVPQLIIRGTSAKPRSD
- a CDS encoding sugar porter family MFS transporter; amino-acid sequence: MVSAFADTEGPETSRKLPPLTEGPFRKRLFYVALIATFGGLLFGYDTGVINGALAPMTRELGLTAFTEGVVTSSLLFGAAVGAMILGRVSDKWGRRKTIILLAVAFFVGALVCVFTPNFEIMVLGRVILGLAVGGASTVVPVYLAELAPFEIRGSLAGRNELMIVVGQLAAFVINAIIGNIWGQHEGVWRYMLAIAAIPAICLFFGMLRVPESPRWLVDQGRIEEAREVLKTVRPLDRANAEIAEVQELVEEEKEAEKSTISFKEILSNKWFVRILIVGIGLGVAQQLTGINSIMYYGQVVLVEAGFSENAALIANIAPGVIAVVGAFIALWMMDRVNRRTTLITGYTLTTISHVLIGIASFAFPVGDPLRPYVILTLVVIFVGSMQTFLNVATWVMLSELFPLAMRGAAIGISVFFLWITNAFLGLFFPSLMELVGLTGTFFLFAGVGVIALIFIYAMVPETRGRTLEEIDEDVTSGVIFDKNVRKGKVKNN
- a CDS encoding sugar phosphate isomerase/epimerase family protein; this encodes MKLGLYNAIFHDRSLPEALQAIQDAGLTGIELNTGGFLPAKHIPTFDDILESDDARDEFLGQFEGTGVDIYGLNCNGNPLHPNKAIRDKHAEDVRRSIRLAERLGQTRVVTMSGLPGGEPDTRRPNWIVNAWNSAALDVLDYQWDIAADFWRETDRLAADHGVKVALELHPQNLVFNSADVHKLIELTGATNVGVELDASHLFWQQMEPIAVIDHLGELIFHAAAKDVRINKEWVQLNGVLDNSFRRLDPSEERTNLGGDEWANEWPQNSAWDFVALGKGHDQAYWTEFLRALHRVDPEMLVNIEHEDVELGREEGVKIAADVLNAANDALESSL
- a CDS encoding Gfo/Idh/MocA family protein produces the protein MTEQVTNQTNANEIRVAVIGAGMAGKAHAAGYLTAPATYDSTLPKVRLVSIADANEDLAKTTAARFGFERYDTSWQAIVEADDIDVVSVVVANFLHRDIVEALLASGKHVLCEKPLSDNIEDAQAMIRAAEDAESKGLIARIGLTYRRSPAVAHIRDLVLSGELGKVLHFSGHYWTDYGSNPQAPISWRYKGPNGSGALADVGSHLTYLAEFVAGSDFSEVRGGQLSTVITERPKPLGAVVGHEGGAVSDEYEAVENDDVASFSGNFAGGGTATIQVTRISQGHPNTLGFELFCEKGSVLFDFRKPGEFHIFTPSTSTDTSQEAGYRTITLGPNHPYWRGGLAMDAPGVGLGQNEGFVFQARAFLEEVAGIAEKDSLPRCATLAEGLHNMQLIDAVSQSAADNGATVPVPAQSNARVNV